A single window of Desulfovibrio sp. G11 DNA harbors:
- a CDS encoding IS481 family transposase, which produces MNSHKNAKLTARGREEMIQRMLDNPAATVAAGFGVSLRTARKWMKRYREGGLASLADASSRPRHCRNRLTELDVSRIFELRKKRQTGDAIALRLGLCRSTVFRALRRLGCSRLSSLEEKEPVQRYQWAKPGQMLHLDIKRLGKIDGVGHRKTGTRQVRRRRPGWEYLHVCVDDASRAAYTAVLPDETAESAIEFLWFAIAWYASHGIKVERILTDNGACYRSWKFRDACREFGITHKRTRPYRPQTNGKAERFIRTALNEWAYAETYTHSWKRTAYLSIWTHRYNFLRPHSALGRKPPASRLGG; this is translated from the coding sequence GTGAACAGCCATAAGAATGCCAAACTGACCGCAAGAGGTCGAGAAGAAATGATACAGCGGATGCTGGACAATCCTGCCGCTACGGTGGCGGCAGGATTTGGAGTAAGCCTGCGAACCGCCAGAAAATGGATGAAGCGATACCGTGAAGGAGGTCTTGCTTCTTTAGCAGACGCCTCTTCCCGGCCTCGACATTGCAGAAATCGGCTGACGGAGCTGGACGTTTCCAGAATTTTTGAGTTGCGGAAAAAGCGACAGACTGGCGACGCAATCGCATTACGCCTTGGCCTGTGTCGCAGTACTGTGTTTCGTGCCTTGCGCAGACTCGGCTGCTCCCGGCTTTCTTCTTTGGAAGAAAAAGAGCCGGTACAGCGTTATCAATGGGCGAAGCCGGGGCAGATGCTTCATCTGGACATCAAGCGTCTCGGCAAGATTGATGGAGTTGGTCATAGGAAGACGGGGACACGGCAAGTCCGTCGGCGTCGACCAGGTTGGGAATATTTACATGTATGTGTGGATGACGCTTCCAGGGCCGCGTATACGGCAGTACTGCCGGATGAAACGGCGGAATCTGCCATAGAGTTTTTGTGGTTTGCCATCGCGTGGTATGCTTCGCACGGCATCAAAGTAGAACGAATTCTGACGGACAATGGCGCTTGCTATAGGTCTTGGAAATTTCGAGACGCTTGCCGTGAGTTTGGAATAACGCATAAACGCACACGGCCTTATAGACCACAAACCAACGGCAAGGCAGAACGCTTCATTCGAACAGCATTGAATGAGTGGGCATACGCCGAAACGTATACCCACTCATGGAAAAGAACAGCTTATCTGTCGATATGGACGCATCGGTATAATTTCTTGCGACCACACTCGGCTCTTGGCAGAAAACCTCCAGCTTCAAGGCTAGGAGGGTGA
- the groL gene encoding chaperonin GroEL (60 kDa chaperone family; promotes refolding of misfolded polypeptides especially under stressful conditions; forms two stacked rings of heptamers to form a barrel-shaped 14mer; ends can be capped by GroES; misfolded proteins enter the barrel where they are refolded when GroES binds), protein MSAKEIFFDVKAREKLSRGVDKLANAVKVTLGPKGRNVAIEKSFGAPVITKDGVTVAKEIELSDKFENMGAQLVKEVASKTSDAAGDGTTTATILAQAIYREGVKLVAAGRNPMAIKRGIDKAVEGLITELANLAKPTRDQKEIAQIGTISANSDTTIGNIIAEAMAKVGKEGVITVEEAKGLETTMDVVEGMRFDRGYLSPYFVTNPEKMVCEMDNPYILCTEKKISSMKDMLPVLEQVAKVNRPLMIIAEDVEGEALATLVVNKLRGALQVVAVKAPGFGDRRKAMLQDIAVLTGGQVASDDTGSKLENMTLAELGTAKRIVIDKENTTVVDGAGKSEDIKARVKQIRAQIEDSTSDYDREKLQERLAKLVGGVAVVHVGAATEVEMKEKKDRVEDALNATRAAVEEGIVPGGGTALIRVAKVLCDIKPADDDELAGVNIIRRAIEEPLRQIALNAGFEGSIVVEKVREGKDGFGFNAATGEYEDLIKAGVIDPKKVTRTALQNAASVASLLLTTECAIAEKPEPKKDAAMPDMGGMGGMGGMGGMY, encoded by the coding sequence ATGTCTGCTAAAGAAATCTTTTTTGACGTTAAAGCCCGCGAAAAACTTTCCCGCGGTGTTGACAAGCTTGCCAATGCCGTCAAGGTCACCCTTGGCCCCAAAGGCCGCAACGTGGCCATTGAAAAATCCTTTGGCGCGCCCGTCATTACCAAAGACGGCGTGACTGTCGCCAAGGAAATCGAACTGTCCGACAAGTTCGAAAACATGGGTGCCCAGCTCGTCAAAGAAGTGGCCTCCAAAACTTCCGACGCCGCCGGTGACGGTACCACCACCGCCACCATCCTGGCTCAGGCCATCTATCGCGAAGGCGTCAAGCTTGTGGCTGCCGGGCGCAATCCCATGGCCATCAAGCGCGGCATCGACAAGGCTGTTGAAGGCCTGATCACCGAACTTGCCAACCTTGCCAAACCCACCCGCGACCAGAAGGAAATTGCCCAGATCGGCACCATTTCCGCCAACTCCGATACCACCATCGGCAACATCATTGCTGAAGCCATGGCCAAGGTGGGCAAGGAAGGCGTCATCACGGTTGAAGAAGCCAAGGGCCTTGAAACCACTATGGACGTGGTGGAAGGCATGCGCTTTGACCGCGGCTACCTGTCGCCCTACTTCGTGACCAATCCCGAAAAGATGGTCTGCGAAATGGACAATCCTTACATCCTGTGCACGGAAAAGAAAATCTCCAGCATGAAAGACATGCTGCCCGTGCTTGAGCAGGTTGCCAAGGTGAACCGCCCGCTCATGATCATCGCTGAAGACGTGGAAGGCGAAGCCCTGGCCACCCTGGTGGTCAACAAGCTGCGTGGTGCCCTGCAGGTCGTGGCTGTCAAGGCCCCCGGCTTTGGCGACCGCCGCAAGGCCATGCTGCAGGATATCGCCGTGCTCACCGGCGGCCAGGTGGCTTCCGACGACACCGGCTCCAAGCTTGAAAACATGACCCTGGCCGAACTCGGTACCGCCAAGCGTATCGTGATCGACAAGGAAAACACCACGGTTGTGGACGGCGCCGGCAAGAGCGAAGACATCAAGGCCCGCGTGAAGCAGATCCGCGCCCAGATCGAAGACAGCACCTCTGACTACGACCGCGAAAAGCTGCAGGAACGCCTTGCCAAGCTGGTGGGCGGCGTGGCCGTGGTGCATGTGGGCGCTGCCACCGAAGTGGAAATGAAAGAAAAGAAAGACCGCGTTGAAGACGCCCTCAATGCCACCCGCGCTGCCGTGGAAGAAGGCATTGTGCCTGGCGGCGGTACCGCTCTTATCCGCGTTGCCAAGGTGCTTTGCGACATCAAGCCCGCTGACGACGACGAACTGGCCGGTGTGAATATCATTCGCCGCGCCATTGAAGAGCCTCTGCGCCAGATCGCCCTCAATGCCGGCTTTGAAGGCTCCATCGTGGTCGAAAAAGTGCGCGAAGGCAAAGACGGCTTCGGCTTCAACGCCGCCACCGGCGAATACGAAGACCTGATCAAGGCCGGCGTGATCGACCCCAAAAAGGTGACCCGCACTGCCCTGCAGAACGCCGCTTCCGTGGCTTCCCTGCTGCTGACCACCGAATGCGCCATTGCCGAAAAGCCCGAACCCAAGAAAGACGCCGCCATGCCTGACATGGGCGGTATGGGTGGCATGGGCGGCATGGGCGGCATGTACTAA
- a CDS encoding TetR/AcrR family transcriptional regulator — MEHIEREVRTTRLSRMPKKITILSEDEAGMSAGEKRRADLLDIAQEVFLEKGFETTTINDILAAAALSKGGFYHHFKSKDDVLNALRVRYTQQFIETVERRVASLPDTALEERFQTWIAAYVDAYFSSHAVHDLVYHSVHASRADADRLAVTMSLEKLLQQGMDSEVWRLSSAAFTATIIYSAIHGVVDEIIAGGAGEMDHLAERLHASLRLLLQA, encoded by the coding sequence ATGGAACATATTGAACGGGAAGTACGAACTACGAGGTTGTCGCGCATGCCGAAAAAAATCACTATATTATCTGAGGATGAAGCCGGCATGAGCGCTGGTGAAAAGCGTCGGGCCGACCTGCTTGACATTGCGCAGGAGGTTTTTCTTGAAAAGGGTTTTGAAACGACGACAATAAACGACATACTTGCAGCGGCCGCCCTGTCCAAAGGGGGATTTTACCATCATTTCAAATCCAAGGACGACGTGCTGAACGCGCTACGGGTTCGCTATACACAGCAGTTTATTGAAACTGTGGAAAGGCGTGTGGCTTCGCTGCCGGACACGGCATTGGAGGAAAGGTTCCAGACCTGGATTGCGGCTTATGTGGATGCGTATTTTTCAAGCCATGCGGTGCATGATCTGGTATACCACTCAGTTCATGCCAGCCGGGCCGATGCTGACCGGCTGGCTGTCACAATGAGCTTGGAAAAACTTTTGCAGCAAGGGATGGACAGTGAGGTCTGGCGGCTTTCGTCCGCGGCGTTTACAGCTACAATTATCTATTCAGCCATTCACGGGGTTGTTGACGAAATTATTGCCGGTGGCGCTGGCGAGATGGACCATCTGGCGGAACGTCTGCATGCCTCGTTGCGGCTGTTGCTCCAAGCGTGA
- a CDS encoding MFS transporter: MADIDITIVNVALPAIQADVDASLAELQWIVNSYAVCLAAFMLSASGLSNKFGLKRIWMLAMALFTASSLLCAFAGNISLLLVGRSIQGAAGAVIIPGAMSIIFHAFDDAKLRAKVVGGWSTFSAIGLIVGPLLGGFLVDHTGWPSIFLINIPLGIMALALGGWGMKEIAVEKDLYLDVSGQVLSILWLGGMTYALAAGHAGLLAPEVTVPLAGSCILFGVFLFRQSRTANPLLPLPLFRQTGFGIPNLASFILGFSTYSSLFFFSLFFQEAQGVSASEAGVRLMPQFLLTAIVSLFFGRLHSRVGTRWLMVTSYALIGVAMVLLCFAEVQTGYVYTGSLLALMGVGMGVAVPVTGVCVLGAVEKARFATASAVMNALRQGGMAFGIAILGALLGAEAVKHATRQLTADGISQAALRAQTLVFSNAADAEAALSTHYYREAIAYGFQSAMLPAGAACLVMAVILAVQGKSTPPAVRR, encoded by the coding sequence ATTGCCGACATTGACATTACCATCGTCAACGTAGCCCTGCCAGCCATTCAGGCGGATGTTGACGCTTCTCTTGCCGAACTGCAATGGATAGTCAATTCATACGCGGTCTGCCTTGCCGCGTTTATGCTGTCCGCCAGCGGCCTCAGCAACAAGTTCGGACTTAAAAGAATCTGGATGCTGGCCATGGCCCTGTTTACCGCATCTTCGCTTCTTTGCGCTTTTGCAGGCAATATCAGCCTGCTTCTTGTCGGCAGGAGCATTCAGGGTGCTGCCGGTGCCGTCATCATCCCCGGGGCCATGTCAATCATTTTTCACGCATTTGATGATGCCAAATTACGGGCAAAGGTTGTAGGCGGCTGGTCCACATTCAGCGCCATCGGCCTGATCGTCGGCCCGTTGCTGGGCGGTTTTCTGGTGGACCATACAGGCTGGCCGAGTATTTTTCTGATCAACATCCCCCTGGGCATCATGGCTCTTGCTCTTGGCGGTTGGGGGATGAAAGAAATAGCCGTTGAAAAAGACCTGTACCTTGATGTGTCCGGGCAGGTGCTGAGCATCCTCTGGCTGGGCGGCATGACGTACGCGCTTGCGGCAGGGCATGCGGGCCTGCTTGCGCCTGAGGTAACGGTACCGCTCGCAGGATCATGCATTCTGTTTGGCGTATTTCTGTTTCGGCAGTCCAGAACAGCCAACCCCTTGCTGCCCCTGCCTCTGTTCAGGCAAACCGGATTCGGCATACCCAACCTTGCCTCTTTTATACTGGGCTTTTCTACGTATAGCAGCCTGTTTTTCTTTTCTCTTTTTTTCCAGGAAGCACAGGGAGTCAGTGCCTCCGAGGCCGGGGTGCGCCTGATGCCGCAATTTTTGCTCACCGCGATAGTATCCCTCTTTTTTGGCAGGCTGCACAGCCGTGTCGGCACAAGATGGCTGATGGTTACAAGCTATGCTCTTATCGGCGTGGCCATGGTTTTGCTGTGCTTTGCGGAAGTGCAAACAGGCTATGTATATACGGGTTCACTGCTGGCCCTGATGGGTGTCGGCATGGGCGTGGCTGTGCCTGTTACAGGCGTGTGCGTTTTGGGCGCCGTGGAAAAAGCACGCTTTGCCACGGCCTCTGCCGTCATGAATGCCCTGCGCCAGGGCGGCATGGCATTTGGCATAGCCATACTGGGCGCTCTGCTCGGTGCGGAAGCGGTAAAGCATGCAACGCGGCAGCTCACGGCCGATGGCATTTCGCAGGCCGCTCTTCGAGCACAGACCCTTGTCTTCAGCAATGCCGCTGATGCAGAAGCTGCCCTATCCACTCACTATTACCGCGAGGCCATTGCCTACGGTTTTCAAAGTGCCATGCTGCCTGCTGGAGCAGCATGCCTTGTCATGGCAGTCATTCTGGCCGTCCAGGGCAAAAGCACCCCACCGGCTGTGCGCAGATAA
- the uvsE gene encoding UV DNA damage repair endonuclease UvsE — protein sequence MIRYGFACKTVGLPGAAQSSLTLSRASRDNLLSVSRNNLGALETMLRYCHRQSLALMRVSSDIIPLASHEAVHFDWQTELRSELESLAALAHQSGVRLSMHPGQYTVLNSPRPDVVRKAVADLAYHAAFLDALQAGPECRIILHLGGGYGDRESALQRLRSNLAALPASILQRLALENDERIYTIEDVLAVCRDFDLPAVFDIFHHELNPPPHGDTQYWLDRAGATWNSHSGRQKIHYSQQLAGGKPGMHSLAIAMHPFMQLHGLLEERALDVMLEVKDKNLSAIKCANLTRAGLPRKNLTEEWARYKYLILERSPGVYSAIRQLLKSENPTAEAFYGLLEDALACRLEPGKARNAAEHVWGYVSRNAPARESARILKDLELLGNDLTPLPRIKRKLLTLAADNNEDYLLHSLYFYIN from the coding sequence GTGATACGCTATGGCTTTGCATGCAAAACCGTTGGTCTGCCCGGAGCGGCACAAAGTAGTCTTACCCTGTCGCGTGCAAGCCGGGACAATCTCCTGTCCGTCAGCCGGAACAATCTTGGTGCGCTGGAAACCATGCTGCGCTACTGCCACAGACAGTCTCTTGCGCTCATGCGCGTCAGTTCCGATATTATTCCGCTGGCTTCGCACGAAGCGGTGCATTTTGACTGGCAGACCGAACTGCGGTCCGAGCTTGAAAGCCTGGCCGCCCTTGCCCACCAGAGCGGCGTGCGCCTTTCCATGCACCCAGGCCAGTACACTGTGCTCAACTCTCCCCGCCCGGATGTGGTGCGCAAGGCTGTGGCCGATCTGGCGTATCATGCGGCTTTTCTTGATGCCCTGCAGGCCGGGCCGGAGTGCCGCATAATCCTGCACCTTGGCGGCGGCTATGGCGACAGGGAGTCCGCACTGCAACGCCTGCGCAGCAACCTGGCTGCCTTGCCCGCTTCCATCCTGCAAAGGCTGGCCCTGGAAAACGATGAGCGCATCTATACTATTGAGGATGTTCTCGCAGTCTGCCGTGATTTTGATCTGCCTGCCGTTTTTGATATTTTCCATCACGAGCTGAACCCGCCCCCGCATGGCGACACACAGTACTGGCTTGACCGTGCAGGGGCGACCTGGAACTCACACAGCGGACGCCAGAAAATCCATTATTCACAACAGCTGGCGGGCGGCAAGCCGGGTATGCACTCTCTTGCCATTGCCATGCATCCCTTTATGCAACTGCACGGCCTGCTTGAAGAGCGCGCGCTTGATGTCATGCTGGAGGTCAAAGACAAGAATCTTTCGGCCATCAAATGTGCAAACCTGACCCGGGCGGGCCTGCCGCGCAAAAACCTCACGGAAGAGTGGGCGCGCTATAAATACCTTATACTTGAACGTAGCCCCGGCGTGTACTCGGCCATACGCCAGCTGCTCAAAAGCGAAAATCCGACAGCAGAGGCGTTTTACGGCCTGCTCGAAGACGCGCTTGCCTGTCGTCTGGAACCAGGCAAGGCCAGAAATGCCGCAGAACACGTATGGGGATATGTAAGCAGAAATGCCCCGGCCAGAGAATCCGCCCGCATACTCAAAGACCTTGAACTTCTGGGCAATGATCTTACGCCGCTGCCCCGCATCAAGCGTAAACTACTGACCTTGGCGGCGGATAACAACGAAGACTATTTGCTGCACAGCCTCTATTTCTATATAAACTAG
- the groES gene encoding co-chaperone GroES, with translation MKLKPLNDRVLVKRLETEEKTAGGLYIPDTAKEKPSKGQVVAVGPGKVGDNGERTALAVKAGDEVLFNKYAGTEVKLDGVDHLVMREEDILAIID, from the coding sequence ATGAAGCTGAAACCCCTTAACGACCGTGTCCTGGTCAAACGCCTTGAAACCGAAGAAAAGACCGCTGGCGGCCTGTATATCCCTGATACGGCTAAAGAAAAGCCTTCCAAGGGTCAGGTTGTGGCTGTGGGTCCCGGCAAGGTAGGGGATAATGGCGAGCGCACTGCCTTGGCTGTGAAAGCCGGCGACGAAGTGCTCTTCAACAAGTACGCCGGAACCGAGGTGAAGCTCGACGGCGTTGACCATCTGGTCATGCGCGAAGAAGATATCCTCGCCATCATCGACTAA
- a CDS encoding PEP/pyruvate-binding domain-containing protein, with protein MGKSTAAKPAQNKAKGHAPEAVQKNLVLNGADIVQIGPEAELLVGGKNYNTALISQIEGIQAPYFRAISSLAFHQLLDETKVNGRVVRSVVDREYGRIDWNDPEINQDPDFLQKFVRQLGRQIHQAAKAEGEQSHTKLRTFINNIVEGFATSPEGIDQLRKRSVMVQAAILSVELPAEVCEAVRRAYREICRDNADDMTPVAVRSSAAGEDSRKKAFAGLQDTYLNMVGEDRVVEAYHWDCASAYNLRSMTYRREAILDALAKAEETGDESIAENAKEEWAIEHTSLSVCMMQMINPVISGTAFSADTATGCRGTDRRELVSIDASYGLGEAVVGGKVTPDKLYVFQRDDGGEVVIRQMGCKDMKIVYDERGGTREVDVPELEALRWALSLSQAERVAQGVRAVSKAYGGMIMDTEFCIDANDKLWFVQARPETRWNEDLEQHPTTIFMRRREVDAKAADEAEVLVEGNGASRGAGQGTVRFLRSALELNKISKGDVLAAERTDPDMVPGMRVASAIMADVGGDTSHAAITSRELGIAAVIGIQRLDVLRALDGAEVTVDGTRGRVYRGLLPLHEVGGEMDVAKLPATKTKVGLVLADVGQALFLSRLRDFDQFEVGLLRAEFMLGNISIHPQALEAFDKGELEGVVHTKLKELEDRLSKVLREQMAAGLIVFNINLREYVGEVTGLSAELASLADTGKNLNAEDVLLQHRKMRELDHKIDQHMEMASRRIEVLKTSPDLADHVRIIMGYDDELALQNSNDPESGKRIAEIEASVEAHVQRIENLPAVTRLMENIAHLREEVGLRSGLKKEMDEVRNLPEKIRGMIKARGFRTGKEHYVQTLAQNLALFAMAFYGKPITYRTTDFKSNEYRNLLGGNLFEHFEDNPMLGYRGVSRNIHDWEIEAFKLARGVYGGSNLRMMLPFVRTLEEARSMRSYLEQVHKLKSGQDGLKIILMSELPSNAILAKQFITEFDGFSIGSNDMTQMVLATDRDNSRLAHIYDEEDPAVVWAILVSIFTGLKYGKKVGFCGQGVSNSLILRGLVAIAGITSASVVPDTYYQTVFDIAAVEAENIPTSSLGKWLGQQHHKRLAELMEKTGYGHILKKYKNPQDIQEWYEGELQRRHEQFREHLDTPKEDFYRSELQSFRAAFHKPVIYATWNWDDTVLDALHHAGFQNFEEQAKALEAARLIKD; from the coding sequence ATGGGTAAGAGTACCGCCGCCAAACCTGCGCAAAACAAAGCCAAGGGGCATGCGCCCGAAGCCGTCCAGAAGAATCTGGTGCTTAACGGCGCTGACATTGTGCAGATTGGACCCGAAGCGGAATTGCTTGTTGGTGGTAAGAACTATAACACGGCTTTAATCAGCCAGATCGAAGGTATTCAGGCTCCGTATTTTCGTGCCATATCTTCTCTGGCTTTTCACCAGCTTCTGGATGAAACCAAGGTCAACGGGCGTGTTGTGCGCAGCGTTGTAGACCGCGAATACGGTCGCATCGACTGGAACGACCCGGAAATCAACCAGGATCCGGATTTTCTGCAAAAATTCGTGCGTCAGCTTGGCCGCCAGATCCATCAGGCCGCCAAGGCCGAAGGGGAACAGTCACATACCAAGCTGCGTACCTTTATCAATAATATCGTGGAAGGTTTCGCCACCTCTCCCGAAGGCATTGACCAACTGCGCAAACGCTCTGTCATGGTGCAGGCCGCCATACTTTCGGTGGAGCTTCCCGCCGAGGTCTGCGAAGCCGTGCGCAGAGCTTACCGTGAAATCTGCCGCGATAATGCCGATGACATGACCCCCGTGGCCGTGCGGTCTTCCGCTGCCGGTGAAGACTCGCGCAAAAAGGCTTTTGCCGGTCTTCAGGATACCTACCTCAACATGGTGGGTGAAGACAGGGTCGTGGAAGCCTATCACTGGGACTGTGCCTCGGCCTATAACCTGCGCTCCATGACTTACCGCCGTGAAGCCATTCTGGATGCGCTGGCCAAGGCCGAAGAAACGGGCGACGAGTCCATTGCCGAAAATGCCAAGGAAGAGTGGGCCATTGAGCACACCTCCCTTTCCGTTTGCATGATGCAGATGATCAATCCGGTGATTTCCGGCACGGCTTTTTCCGCGGACACGGCCACTGGCTGCCGGGGTACCGACCGCAGGGAGCTTGTGAGCATCGACGCCAGTTATGGCCTCGGCGAGGCCGTGGTGGGTGGCAAGGTCACGCCCGACAAGCTTTATGTCTTCCAGCGCGATGATGGCGGTGAAGTGGTTATCCGCCAGATGGGCTGCAAGGACATGAAGATCGTCTATGACGAAAGGGGCGGAACCAGAGAAGTGGACGTGCCCGAGCTTGAAGCCCTGCGCTGGGCACTTTCTCTGAGTCAGGCCGAGCGCGTGGCCCAGGGGGTGCGCGCCGTAAGCAAGGCTTACGGCGGCATGATTATGGATACGGAATTCTGCATTGACGCCAACGACAAGCTCTGGTTCGTGCAGGCCCGTCCCGAAACCCGCTGGAACGAAGACCTTGAGCAGCATCCCACCACCATCTTCATGCGTCGCCGTGAGGTGGACGCCAAGGCTGCTGACGAGGCCGAGGTGCTGGTTGAAGGCAATGGCGCTTCGCGCGGGGCCGGACAAGGCACTGTGCGCTTTTTGCGTTCGGCTCTGGAGCTGAACAAGATATCCAAGGGCGATGTGCTCGCTGCCGAGCGCACCGACCCCGACATGGTGCCCGGCATGCGTGTGGCATCGGCCATTATGGCTGATGTGGGCGGTGATACAAGCCATGCGGCCATTACGTCGCGTGAGCTGGGCATTGCTGCAGTGATCGGCATTCAGCGCCTGGATGTGCTGCGTGCGCTGGATGGTGCGGAAGTGACGGTTGACGGCACGCGCGGGCGCGTATACCGCGGCCTGCTGCCTCTGCATGAGGTCGGCGGCGAAATGGACGTGGCCAAGCTGCCCGCCACCAAAACCAAGGTGGGCCTTGTGCTCGCCGACGTGGGCCAGGCGCTCTTTCTCTCCCGCCTGCGCGATTTTGACCAGTTTGAAGTGGGCCTTTTGCGCGCCGAATTCATGCTGGGCAATATCAGCATTCACCCGCAGGCGCTGGAAGCCTTTGACAAGGGCGAGCTTGAGGGCGTGGTGCATACCAAGCTGAAAGAGCTTGAAGACCGCCTTTCCAAAGTGCTGCGCGAGCAGATGGCTGCGGGCCTTATTGTATTCAATATCAACCTGCGCGAATATGTGGGCGAGGTCACGGGGCTTTCCGCTGAACTGGCCTCTCTGGCCGACACGGGCAAAAACCTTAACGCCGAAGATGTGCTTTTGCAGCACCGCAAGATGCGCGAACTGGATCACAAGATCGACCAGCACATGGAAATGGCCTCGCGCCGCATCGAGGTGCTCAAGACCTCGCCCGATCTGGCTGATCACGTGCGTATCATTATGGGCTATGATGACGAGCTTGCCCTGCAGAACAGCAATGATCCCGAGTCCGGCAAGCGTATTGCCGAAATTGAGGCCAGCGTTGAGGCGCATGTGCAACGCATTGAAAATCTGCCCGCGGTTACCCGCCTGATGGAAAATATTGCCCATCTGCGTGAAGAAGTGGGGCTGCGCTCGGGGCTCAAGAAAGAAATGGACGAAGTGCGCAATCTGCCGGAAAAAATCCGCGGCATGATCAAGGCGCGCGGCTTCCGCACCGGCAAGGAGCACTATGTGCAAACCCTTGCCCAGAACCTTGCCCTGTTTGCCATGGCTTTCTACGGCAAGCCCATCACCTATCGCACCACGGACTTCAAGAGCAACGAATACCGCAACCTGCTTGGCGGCAACCTCTTCGAGCATTTTGAAGACAACCCCATGCTTGGTTACCGCGGCGTATCGCGCAACATCCATGACTGGGAAATCGAGGCTTTCAAGCTGGCCCGCGGCGTATACGGTGGCTCTAACCTGCGCATGATGCTGCCCTTTGTGCGCACCCTGGAAGAAGCCCGCTCCATGCGCAGTTATCTTGAGCAGGTGCACAAGCTCAAGAGCGGCCAGGACGGCCTGAAGATCATCCTCATGTCAGAACTGCCCTCAAACGCCATCCTGGCCAAGCAGTTCATTACGGAATTCGATGGTTTCTCCATCGGTTCCAACGATATGACGCAGATGGTGCTTGCCACTGACCGTGATAACTCGCGCCTTGCGCATATCTATGATGAAGAAGATCCTGCCGTGGTCTGGGCCATTCTGGTGAGCATATTCACCGGCCTGAAGTACGGAAAAAAGGTGGGCTTCTGCGGGCAGGGCGTGTCCAACAGCCTTATTCTACGCGGTCTGGTTGCCATTGCGGGCATTACGTCCGCTTCGGTGGTGCCCGACACCTATTATCAGACCGTATTCGACATCGCCGCTGTGGAGGCCGAGAACATTCCCACATCCAGTCTGGGCAAATGGCTTGGACAGCAGCATCACAAGCGTCTGGCCGAGCTTATGGAAAAGACCGGCTATGGGCATATCCTCAAGAAATACAAAAATCCGCAGGATATTCAGGAGTGGTATGAAGGTGAGTTGCAGCGCCGCCATGAGCAGTTCCGCGAACACCTGGACACCCCCAAGGAAGACTTCTACCGCTCCGAGCTGCAGAGCTTCCGGGCTGCCTTCCACAAGCCTGTGATCTATGCCACCTGGAACTGGGATGACACGGTGCTCGACGCCCTGCACCACGCCGGATTCCAGAACTTCGAAGAACAGGCCAAGGCGCTCGAAGCCGCCCGCCTGATAAAAGACTAG